The Phalacrocorax carbo chromosome 11, bPhaCar2.1, whole genome shotgun sequence genome includes a region encoding these proteins:
- the LOC135315397 gene encoding BTB/POZ domain-containing protein KCTD12-like codes for MALADNTGCAKPSEDFPFPEIIELNVGGQVYITRHPTLVSVPGSLLWEMFTQKNVRSLARDSKGRFFVDRDGFLFRYILDYMRDQQLVLPDHFPERSRLQREAEYFMLPELVKMLAPKLSKQNSLGDDPCQSDPEELSPNVDATRNLTSAGATLPSAVAGGPGGAVTAGVGAASADVRRAGFITIGYRGSYTLGRDSQTDAKFRRVARIMVCGKTSLAKEVFGDTLNESRDPDRPPERYTSRYYLKFTFLEQAFDKLADAGFHMVACNSTGTCAFAHDQTDDRIWTSYTEYVFYRE; via the coding sequence ATGGCCCTGGCAGACAACACAGGCTGTGCCAAACCCAGCGAGGACTTCCCTTTCCCTGAGATCATTGAACTCAATGTGGGTGGACAAGTCTACATCACCCGCCACCCCACCCTGGTCAGCGTGCCTGGCTCGCTCCTCTGGGAGATGTTCACCCAGAAGAATGTCCGCTCTCTGGCCCGTGACAGCAAAGGACGGTTCTTCGTGGATCGGGATGGCTTCCTCTTCCGTTACATCTTGGATTACATGAGGGAccagcagctggtgctgccCGACCACTTCCCGGAGAGGAGCCGCCTGCAGCGAGAGGCCGAGTACTTCATGCTGCCGGAGCTCGTGAAGATGCTGGCCCCCAAGCTCAGCAAGCAGAACTCGCTGGGAGACGACCCATGCCAAAGCGACCCAGAGGAGCTCTCCCCCAACGTGGATGCCACCCGCAACCTGACCTCCGCCGGTGCCACGCTCCCCAGCGCCGTGGCTGGTGGCCCTGGGGGTGCCGTCACTGCTGGCGTGGGCGCTGCCAGCGCTGATGTCCGCAGGGCAGGGTTCATCACCATCGGCTACCGGGGCTCCTAcaccctgggcagggacagccagACGGATGCCAAGTTCCGCAGGGTGGCGCGGATCATGGTCTGTGGCAAGACGTCGCTGGCCAAGGAGGTCTTTGGGGACACCTTGAATGAGAGCAGGGACCCAGACAGGCCCCCGGAGAGGTACACCTCTAGGTACTACCTCAAATTCACCTTCCTGGAGCAAGCCTTTGATAAACTGGCCGATGCTGGCTTCCACATGGTGGCTTGCAACTCCACAGGCACCTGTGCCTTTGCCCACGACCAGACAGATGACAGGATCTGGACCTCTTACACCGAATATGTTTTCTATCGTGAgtga